From the genome of Halomonas sp. I5-271120, one region includes:
- a CDS encoding YeeE/YedE family protein, giving the protein MQQASSSSIPSVGWRIDSFVVGAALVGLVLLGGLIWLETAPFLLVLFAIGALLGVALYHGAFGFTAGWRNLVVKHRGGGMRAQLLLFGLTAVLMVPILGSDQGDLIGAVAPVGTSLVVGSFMFGLGMQLGGGCGSGTLFTVGAGNLRMAVTLLFFIVGAVLGSLHLPWWLDQPGFDPVSLIDGLGIAGAIGIQLVALAGLWVWVDRRERRTHGHIERSELRLTGGEHGVLRTLVSGRWPFAWAILALALGNVMTLVVGGSPWGITFAFNLWGAKGLQAVGVDMSQFEFWTWDYPAMALKDSVLVNITSVMNFGLLLGAMLAAGLANRFNEASRKRPEGRQFLAAVIGGLLLGYGARLGFGCNIGALFSGIGSASLHAWIWFASAFLGSLIGIRLRPWFRLPN; this is encoded by the coding sequence ATGCAACAAGCAAGTTCTTCATCGATCCCCAGCGTGGGCTGGCGGATCGATAGTTTCGTGGTTGGCGCGGCACTCGTTGGCCTAGTGCTATTGGGTGGGCTGATCTGGCTCGAGACCGCGCCATTCCTGCTGGTGCTGTTTGCCATCGGAGCGCTGCTCGGGGTGGCGCTCTATCACGGTGCCTTCGGCTTCACCGCCGGTTGGCGCAACCTGGTCGTCAAGCACCGCGGCGGCGGCATGCGCGCCCAGCTGCTGCTCTTCGGCCTGACAGCCGTGCTGATGGTGCCGATCCTTGGCAGCGACCAGGGTGACCTGATCGGTGCCGTGGCGCCGGTAGGCACTTCGTTGGTGGTGGGTTCCTTCATGTTCGGCCTGGGCATGCAACTGGGGGGCGGCTGCGGCTCCGGCACGCTGTTCACGGTAGGAGCGGGCAATCTTCGCATGGCCGTGACCCTGTTGTTCTTCATCGTCGGGGCCGTACTCGGCTCCCTGCACCTGCCCTGGTGGCTCGACCAGCCGGGCTTCGATCCGGTGAGCCTGATCGATGGCCTCGGCATTGCCGGTGCCATCGGCATTCAGTTGGTCGCGCTGGCTGGGCTCTGGGTGTGGGTCGATCGCCGCGAGCGGCGCACTCATGGCCATATCGAGCGCAGCGAGCTGCGTCTGACGGGCGGCGAGCATGGGGTGCTCCGCACCCTGGTCAGCGGTCGCTGGCCTTTCGCCTGGGCGATCCTGGCACTGGCGCTGGGCAACGTCATGACCCTAGTCGTCGGTGGTTCGCCCTGGGGCATTACCTTCGCCTTCAACCTATGGGGCGCCAAGGGGCTGCAGGCGGTCGGTGTCGACATGAGCCAGTTCGAGTTCTGGACCTGGGACTATCCGGCCATGGCGCTCAAGGACTCGGTGCTGGTCAACATCACCTCGGTGATGAACTTCGGTCTGTTGCTGGGTGCCATGCTGGCCGCTGGGCTTGCCAATCGCTTCAACGAGGCCAGTCGCAAGCGGCCGGAAGGCCGGCAGTTCCTGGCGGCGGTGATCGGCGGCCTGCTGCTTGGCTACGGCGCGCGCCTGGGCTTTGGCTGCAACATCGGCGCGCTGTTCTCGGGTATTGGCTCGGCGAGTTTGCATGCCTGGATCTGGTTTGCCTCGGCATTCCTCGGGTCGCTGATCGGCATTCGCCTGCGGCCCTGGTTTCGCCTGCCCAACTGA
- a CDS encoding MFS transporter produces MTNTTTPRTPLLGFLLLMILVGINLRPALSSLAPVLARIQADTGLSPTSIGALTTLPVVCLGLFAPLAPWLAKRVGAERALSLALVLLALALSLRASALTWLLFLGTLLAGGAIGIAGSLLPALVKRELPQGADLMTGVYTMALCLGGAMGAGLSIPLADALGSWRLALGSWALIAVMALVVWRWRMPHPWPDRQAASTPAPKARLLKSALAWQVTLLMGSMSSLAYIVFGWLPVLLQRRGLSEQEAGWLLAISVMFQLVSAIGAPWLARLGRDQRPALLLMLAANGAGMMLLLLGPVEYRWPGVVLLGLGQGGCFSMALTLVVLRSGDSRLAGKLSGMAQGIGYCLAALGPLGIGILLDRGATLPQVCLMLGAILMLAVIFALFAGRNRRLEFDGDGQLVTKHRP; encoded by the coding sequence CGCCCGGCGCTATCGTCGCTGGCACCCGTTCTGGCTCGCATCCAGGCGGATACCGGGCTTTCCCCGACCAGCATCGGCGCCTTGACCACCCTGCCTGTCGTCTGCCTGGGACTCTTCGCCCCGCTGGCACCCTGGCTTGCCAAGCGGGTCGGCGCGGAGCGCGCCCTGTCTCTGGCGCTGGTGCTGTTGGCACTGGCGCTTTCGTTGCGGGCATCTGCCCTCACCTGGCTCCTGTTTCTCGGCACCTTGCTGGCGGGTGGCGCCATCGGTATTGCCGGCAGCCTGCTGCCTGCCCTGGTCAAGCGCGAGCTGCCCCAGGGCGCCGATCTGATGACCGGCGTCTACACCATGGCCCTGTGCCTGGGGGGCGCGATGGGGGCCGGCCTAAGCATCCCCCTTGCCGATGCCTTAGGCAGCTGGCGGTTGGCGCTAGGCAGTTGGGCCCTGATCGCCGTGATGGCCCTGGTGGTCTGGCGCTGGCGCATGCCACACCCCTGGCCGGATCGCCAGGCGGCCTCCACGCCCGCTCCCAAGGCTCGGCTGCTGAAAAGCGCCCTGGCCTGGCAGGTCACGCTATTGATGGGATCGATGTCATCGCTTGCCTATATCGTCTTTGGCTGGCTGCCGGTGCTGCTGCAGCGCCGTGGCCTCAGCGAACAGGAGGCCGGCTGGCTGCTGGCCATATCGGTCATGTTCCAGTTGGTGTCGGCCATAGGCGCACCCTGGCTTGCCCGGCTCGGCCGCGACCAGCGACCTGCCCTGCTGCTGATGCTTGCTGCCAACGGCGCCGGCATGATGCTACTGCTGCTCGGTCCGGTGGAGTATCGCTGGCCGGGCGTGGTGTTACTGGGTCTCGGCCAGGGCGGCTGCTTCAGCATGGCCCTGACCCTGGTGGTACTGCGCAGCGGCGACTCACGGCTTGCCGGCAAGCTGTCGGGCATGGCTCAAGGGATCGGCTACTGCCTGGCAGCCCTGGGACCCTTGGGCATCGGTATCCTGCTGGATCGCGGCGCCACCTTGCCTCAGGTCTGCCTGATGCTGGGCGCCATCCTGATGCTCGCGGTGATTTTCGCCCTGTTCGCCGGACGTAACCGCCGCCTGGAGTTCGATGGGGACGGGCAGCTCGTCACGAAGCATCGCCCTTGA
- a CDS encoding glutathione S-transferase family protein, which translates to MIEVHHLENSRSQRVIWLLEELSADYKVITYRRDPKTMLAPESLKQVHPLGKSPVIVDTDRDGEVVAESGAIIEYLLERFDDGQLLPPAGTAERRRYRFWLHHAEGSAMPPLVMSLVFSRLDKPPVPALIRPIARLLAGGVKDKFLDPQIRDLLAFWEGECGEHAWLSGDAFSAADIQMSFPLLALEGQGRLADYPRLTDLLARMRERPAYQRAVEQGGEFSMSE; encoded by the coding sequence ATGATCGAAGTGCACCATCTGGAGAACTCTCGTTCCCAGCGCGTGATCTGGCTGCTCGAGGAGCTTTCTGCCGACTATAAGGTGATCACTTATCGGCGTGATCCCAAGACGATGCTGGCGCCTGAATCGCTCAAGCAGGTTCACCCGCTGGGCAAGTCGCCGGTGATCGTCGATACCGACCGCGATGGAGAGGTGGTGGCTGAGTCCGGCGCGATTATCGAGTACCTGCTCGAGCGCTTCGATGATGGCCAGCTGCTGCCGCCGGCGGGCACGGCAGAGCGGAGGCGTTACCGCTTCTGGCTGCACCATGCCGAGGGCTCGGCGATGCCGCCTTTGGTGATGTCGCTGGTGTTCTCGCGCCTGGACAAGCCGCCGGTGCCGGCCCTGATCCGTCCCATCGCCCGGCTGCTGGCGGGTGGCGTCAAGGACAAGTTTCTCGATCCGCAGATTCGCGATCTACTGGCGTTCTGGGAAGGTGAGTGCGGCGAGCACGCCTGGCTTTCGGGCGACGCCTTCAGCGCGGCCGACATCCAGATGAGCTTTCCGCTGCTGGCCCTCGAGGGGCAGGGCAGGCTCGCCGACTACCCGCGGCTCACTGATTTGCTGGCGCGGATGCGCGAGCGCCCGGCCTATCAACGCGCGGTTGAGCAGGGCGGTGAGTTTTCGATGTCCGAGTAG
- a CDS encoding 3'-5' exonuclease has product MSPPVGPPRRQHLIGAWLLLSGLSLFGGAFLALWLESRLAPAGAERIALWGGCLVGAGLLFLLGLLLERRLFAPLRHLQVQIARMVASPDARDDYRPEGWLSGLGPDLLRLREHWRQDRSQLAGAHAAGARGAARIRQELEALLQVLDTPLLLCDRHRRLLLFNQAAEALFSEHPGFGLGKRLEGLFDLASLSEALDRLPADGTSRELLVPLKDRWLHGCLRRVPNSDHETLITLTDSTAAWHCEMDTRVRLTECLTAVRRHGAGLSSAAEALGHLHSSTHATNQATNQATNRATGHTHDQETQLPAAPSIPSHEALPAASLGSREAPLSSRLADIIDEESQGLGQAIDQLGKSLEALQRQGERLAPLWSNDLWQALNDRLAGSSLVLTPIGMPAWFKADAPALLVMLEALTSRLGELAEVRHLDAEVCLGNRRVYLDLIWLGTPMTQHQLAGWKALRLDALPLSPRIEDLLHQHDSDLWSLQDPDGRHARLRCPLPAVERVGAPLTRPSPRPEFHDFGIADLPPPEAELAACPLAQLEVVAFDTETTGLALRLDDRVISIGACRIVNGRLLADDTFDVRVDPGRPIPPASTAIHGLTDSDVLGAPPLSQALPRFRDYLGDAVILAHNAAFDLLALQSPGAEVALNMPVLDTLLLSRALDPSLDGHDLDSLADRYALSFAEGTRHTALGDARVTAELWLAMRTRLEARGVQTLADALALQSSAFDHQDASA; this is encoded by the coding sequence ATGAGCCCGCCGGTGGGTCCGCCCCGGCGCCAGCATCTGATCGGCGCCTGGCTTTTGCTCAGCGGCCTGAGCCTGTTTGGCGGCGCCTTTCTGGCGCTTTGGCTGGAAAGTCGGCTGGCCCCGGCTGGCGCCGAACGCATCGCCCTGTGGGGCGGATGCCTGGTCGGCGCCGGCCTGCTGTTTCTGCTGGGCCTGTTACTCGAGCGGCGGCTGTTTGCGCCCCTGCGCCATCTTCAGGTGCAGATAGCACGAATGGTGGCAAGCCCCGACGCTCGCGACGACTATCGCCCCGAGGGCTGGCTGAGCGGCCTGGGCCCAGACCTCTTGAGGCTGCGCGAGCACTGGCGACAGGACCGCTCGCAGCTGGCCGGGGCCCATGCCGCAGGAGCCCGGGGCGCCGCCCGCATTCGCCAGGAGCTCGAGGCCCTGCTGCAGGTGCTGGACACCCCGCTGCTGCTATGCGACCGCCACCGCCGCCTGCTGCTGTTCAACCAGGCCGCCGAGGCGCTGTTCTCGGAGCATCCGGGGTTCGGGCTGGGCAAGCGCCTGGAAGGCCTGTTTGACCTTGCCAGCCTGTCGGAGGCCCTCGACCGCCTGCCCGCCGATGGCACATCAAGGGAGCTGCTGGTACCGCTGAAGGACCGCTGGCTGCATGGCTGCCTGCGCCGGGTGCCCAACAGCGATCACGAGACCCTGATCACCTTGACCGACAGCACCGCCGCCTGGCACTGCGAGATGGATACCCGAGTCCGGCTTACCGAGTGTCTGACCGCCGTGCGACGTCACGGCGCCGGCCTCTCAAGCGCCGCAGAAGCCCTCGGCCACCTGCACTCGTCAACTCATGCGACCAACCAGGCAACCAACCAGGCAACCAACCGGGCGACGGGGCACACGCATGATCAGGAAACGCAGCTGCCCGCCGCCCCCTCGATACCTTCCCACGAAGCGCTGCCGGCAGCCTCACTGGGCAGCCGCGAGGCTCCTCTGTCCTCGCGGCTCGCCGACATCATCGACGAAGAGAGCCAGGGCCTCGGTCAGGCAATAGACCAGCTTGGCAAGTCGCTGGAGGCCCTCCAGCGCCAGGGCGAACGGCTGGCCCCGCTGTGGTCGAACGATCTGTGGCAGGCCCTCAACGATCGCCTGGCCGGCTCGTCGCTGGTGCTTACCCCAATCGGCATGCCGGCCTGGTTCAAGGCCGATGCCCCGGCTCTGCTCGTGATGCTCGAGGCCTTGACCAGCCGTCTTGGTGAGCTGGCCGAAGTACGCCATCTTGACGCTGAAGTCTGCCTGGGCAACAGGCGCGTCTACCTGGACCTGATCTGGCTGGGCACGCCGATGACACAGCACCAGTTGGCCGGCTGGAAGGCCCTGCGGCTCGACGCCTTGCCGCTATCTCCCCGCATCGAGGACCTGCTGCACCAGCATGACAGCGACCTTTGGAGCCTTCAGGACCCTGATGGCCGTCATGCCCGGCTGCGATGTCCGCTACCGGCAGTCGAGCGGGTGGGTGCCCCACTCACTCGTCCATCGCCCCGCCCGGAGTTCCACGACTTCGGCATTGCTGACCTGCCGCCCCCCGAGGCTGAGCTGGCCGCCTGCCCGCTGGCCCAGCTCGAGGTAGTAGCTTTCGATACCGAGACCACGGGACTGGCCCTGCGCCTGGACGACCGGGTGATCAGCATCGGCGCCTGCCGCATCGTCAACGGGCGCCTGCTGGCCGATGACACCTTCGACGTGCGGGTCGACCCGGGGCGGCCGATCCCCCCGGCCAGCACCGCCATTCACGGCCTGACAGATAGTGATGTACTGGGCGCCCCGCCCCTGAGCCAGGCACTGCCACGCTTCCGCGACTATCTGGGCGATGCGGTGATTCTTGCTCACAACGCCGCCTTCGATCTCCTGGCTCTGCAGTCGCCGGGAGCCGAGGTGGCGCTCAACATGCCGGTGCTCGATACCCTGCTGCTGTCTCGTGCCCTGGACCCATCGCTCGACGGCCACGACCTGGACAGCCTGGCAGATCGCTACGCCCTGAGCTTTGCCGAAGGCACTCGCCACACGGCGCTGGGCGATGCCCGGGTCACCGCCGAGCTTTGGCTGGCTATGCGTACACGCCTGGAGGCGCGCGGCGTTCAAACTCTGGCCGATGCCTTGGCGCTGCAATCAAGCGCCTTCGACCATCAGGATGCCAGCGCATGA
- a CDS encoding DUF294 nucleotidyltransferase-like domain-containing protein yields MRFLYRSSPWRALFAGESLPDPAGLSSGLAPALAPLLAPLVDALESLGPTPSLAAAKAWQFELVEALMRLDLPAWRISQLISDHGHWLYRQAVATSLDDMLATGWGPPPRPYCVLVLGSMARHESLLAPDQDNAMIIGDYPDARHSEVDGYFQALGERFTDRLAAAGLPLCQGHVMARWPMWRKRLSEWDAQLAIWSAERRVKRVQQTNILLDFAAVYGDAGLADSLRDRALARLARAGGFLDEMADLLEETPVALDRLGRLHGDDKEAPQSGALNLKRQGLIPLQNAVRLMSVLYGCRGVDTRLRLSELVCAGALDAREALTLHTAMNRLQAILLATQCRRLGAGGLADGWVVLADLDEAEQTLLRLDLKAIRRLVGRAKDLVGASSR; encoded by the coding sequence ATGCGCTTTCTGTATCGAAGCTCGCCGTGGCGCGCGTTGTTCGCCGGCGAGAGCCTGCCCGATCCCGCCGGGCTTTCGTCAGGGCTTGCGCCAGCACTGGCACCCCTGCTGGCGCCGCTGGTGGATGCGCTGGAGAGTCTGGGGCCCACGCCCAGCCTGGCGGCGGCCAAGGCCTGGCAGTTTGAGCTGGTGGAGGCCCTCATGCGCCTGGACCTGCCTGCCTGGCGCATCAGCCAATTGATCAGCGATCACGGTCACTGGCTTTACCGTCAGGCCGTGGCGACCTCGCTTGATGACATGCTGGCCACCGGCTGGGGGCCGCCGCCACGTCCTTATTGCGTGCTGGTACTGGGCTCGATGGCCCGCCACGAGAGCCTGCTGGCGCCGGATCAGGATAATGCCATGATCATCGGCGACTACCCGGATGCTCGCCATAGCGAGGTTGACGGCTACTTCCAGGCACTGGGAGAGCGCTTCACCGATCGTTTGGCCGCCGCCGGCCTGCCCCTGTGTCAGGGCCATGTCATGGCCCGCTGGCCGATGTGGCGCAAGCGGCTCTCCGAGTGGGACGCCCAGTTGGCCATCTGGAGCGCCGAGCGGCGGGTCAAGCGCGTGCAGCAGACCAATATTCTGCTCGACTTCGCCGCCGTCTACGGGGACGCGGGCCTGGCCGATTCCCTGCGTGACCGGGCCCTTGCCCGACTGGCCCGCGCCGGTGGCTTTCTCGACGAGATGGCAGACCTTCTTGAGGAGACCCCGGTAGCACTGGACCGGCTTGGGCGCCTGCACGGTGATGACAAGGAGGCGCCTCAGAGCGGCGCCTTGAATCTCAAGCGCCAGGGGCTGATACCGCTTCAAAATGCCGTGCGCCTGATGAGCGTGCTGTACGGCTGTCGCGGGGTGGATACTCGCTTGCGTCTCAGCGAGCTGGTGTGTGCCGGTGCGCTGGACGCCCGTGAGGCGTTGACGCTGCACACTGCCATGAATCGGCTGCAGGCCATACTGCTGGCAACACAGTGTCGCCGGCTTGGCGCAGGGGGACTGGCCGATGGCTGGGTCGTGCTTGCCGATCTCGACGAGGCCGAGCAAACGCTGCTGCGTCTCGATCTGAAGGCCATCCGCCGCCTGGTGGGTCGAGCGAAGGATCTGGTTGGCGCCTCATCGCGCTAG
- a CDS encoding sensor histidine kinase yields the protein MDSELSVIVAAFGYLALLFVIAAWADRRARQGRSVIASPFVYTLSIAVYCTAWTFYGSVGRAADAGPSFLLIYLGPTLAMLSGPLIIRKMVRIARAQRITSIADFISARYGKSSRLGALVALIALIGITPYIALQLKAITLSHAVLMHYPVASSVATSASSFLSDKSFWVALVLAVFIMLFGTRHLDASERHEGMVAAIAVESLVKLVAFLAVGLFTVFMLFDGPADLFARAAAQPQLQQALSLSAVPGGALGWIGTLLLAFLAFLTLPRQFQVLVVENVDERHLLRASWLFPLYLLIINLMVIPIALAGLLLTGTGSDPDSFVLTLPLSAGREGLSLFVFIGGLSAATGMVIVETIALSTMVSNQLVMPLLLRATPISRRLRGDLSGWLLGIRRIAIALILLLGYLYHALIGDAYSLVTIGLVSFAAVSQFAPALLLGLYWRGACGLGAGLGMLAGIAVWSYTLLLPGFAQSGWLPMSFVEQGLYHLAWLRPYALFGLDGLDIYSHSLLWSLMANIGVLVGVSLFTRQNRLEQTQAALFTGALTEGIDTASLWQGQTTRGALRDLLKRYLGGTATTRVLATADASDHTTGMEAGAGTTDGENAAAMDASASPQLIARAEQALAGALGSASARVLINSVVRGEALDMEAVLRILDTTSQTLEYNRRLEQKSRELARIGEELRGANERLRELDRLKDEFVAMVSHELRTPLTSIRAFAEILRDSQDMPDDKRAQFLEVVVLESQRLSRLIEEILDLARLESGRLTLHPKPLDLVALTRQSLAAVQHPIEERGVHLEAIIDLDEAQVIGDPDRLEQVIINLIDNAAKFAAELSPHVLLRLGRRQGQVRLCVEDNGPGIAAEERERVFEKFHQLEQQGVASGHSRGRPRGSGLGLPISRGIVSQLGGRLWVEDAATLDGASLIMELPDAPRETQAP from the coding sequence ATGGATAGTGAACTGAGCGTGATCGTGGCAGCGTTCGGTTACCTGGCGCTCCTGTTCGTGATCGCCGCCTGGGCCGACCGTCGCGCCAGACAGGGGCGCTCGGTGATCGCCTCCCCCTTCGTCTATACGCTGTCGATCGCCGTTTACTGCACTGCCTGGACCTTCTACGGCAGCGTGGGGCGTGCCGCCGACGCCGGCCCCAGCTTCCTGCTGATCTATCTGGGGCCGACGCTTGCCATGCTCTCCGGCCCGCTGATCATCCGCAAGATGGTGCGCATCGCCAGAGCTCAGCGCATTACCTCCATCGCCGACTTCATCAGCGCCCGCTATGGCAAGAGCAGTCGCCTCGGTGCGCTAGTGGCCCTGATCGCCCTGATCGGCATCACCCCCTACATCGCCCTGCAGCTCAAGGCCATCACCCTGAGCCACGCAGTGCTGATGCACTATCCGGTTGCTTCATCTGTTGCGACATCGGCGTCGAGCTTTCTGAGCGACAAGTCATTCTGGGTGGCGCTGGTACTGGCAGTATTCATCATGCTCTTCGGCACCCGGCATCTGGATGCCAGCGAGCGCCATGAAGGCATGGTTGCCGCCATCGCCGTGGAGTCACTGGTCAAGCTGGTGGCCTTCCTGGCGGTGGGCCTTTTCACCGTTTTCATGCTCTTCGACGGCCCTGCCGATCTGTTCGCCAGGGCCGCCGCCCAGCCACAGCTGCAGCAGGCACTGAGCCTGTCGGCGGTGCCGGGGGGTGCGCTGGGCTGGATCGGCACGCTGCTGCTGGCCTTTCTGGCCTTTCTCACCCTGCCCCGCCAATTTCAGGTGCTGGTGGTGGAGAACGTCGACGAGCGCCACCTGCTCAGGGCCAGCTGGCTATTCCCTCTCTACCTGCTGATCATCAACCTGATGGTCATTCCGATCGCCCTGGCCGGCCTGCTGCTGACCGGCACCGGCAGCGACCCGGACAGCTTCGTGCTGACCCTGCCGCTTTCTGCCGGCCGAGAGGGGCTGTCGCTTTTCGTGTTCATCGGCGGGCTGTCCGCAGCCACCGGCATGGTGATCGTCGAAACCATTGCGCTCTCGACCATGGTCAGCAATCAGCTGGTGATGCCTCTGCTGCTGCGGGCAACGCCGATATCCCGCCGCCTGCGCGGCGATCTCTCGGGCTGGCTGCTGGGCATCCGCCGGATCGCCATCGCGTTGATCCTGCTGCTGGGCTATCTCTACCATGCCCTGATTGGCGACGCCTACAGCCTGGTGACCATCGGCCTGGTGTCCTTCGCCGCCGTCAGCCAGTTTGCCCCGGCCCTGTTGCTGGGGCTCTATTGGCGGGGCGCCTGCGGCCTCGGTGCCGGGCTCGGCATGCTGGCCGGCATCGCCGTCTGGAGCTATACCCTGCTGCTACCGGGCTTCGCCCAGTCGGGCTGGTTGCCGATGAGCTTTGTCGAGCAAGGTCTTTATCATCTGGCCTGGCTGCGCCCCTATGCGCTGTTCGGTCTTGATGGCCTGGACATCTACAGCCATTCGCTGCTGTGGAGCCTCATGGCCAACATTGGCGTGCTGGTGGGCGTCTCGCTGTTCACCCGCCAGAACCGGCTCGAGCAAACACAGGCGGCGCTCTTCACCGGGGCCTTGACCGAAGGCATTGATACCGCTTCGCTATGGCAGGGACAGACCACCCGCGGCGCCCTTCGCGACCTGCTCAAACGCTACCTGGGTGGCACCGCGACTACTCGCGTGCTGGCAACAGCAGACGCTAGCGATCACACCACCGGCATGGAGGCCGGTGCCGGCACCACTGACGGTGAGAACGCAGCCGCCATGGACGCCTCCGCCTCGCCGCAGCTGATCGCCCGGGCCGAGCAGGCACTGGCGGGGGCGCTGGGCAGCGCCTCGGCCAGAGTCTTGATCAATTCAGTGGTGCGCGGTGAGGCACTGGATATGGAGGCGGTACTGCGCATCCTCGATACCACCTCCCAGACGCTTGAGTACAACCGCCGTCTGGAGCAGAAGTCGCGGGAGCTGGCACGCATCGGCGAAGAACTACGCGGTGCCAACGAACGGCTTCGAGAGCTCGACCGGCTCAAGGACGAATTCGTGGCCATGGTCAGTCATGAACTGCGCACGCCGTTGACCTCGATTCGCGCCTTCGCCGAAATCCTGCGCGACAGCCAGGACATGCCCGACGACAAGCGCGCCCAGTTCCTGGAGGTAGTGGTACTCGAGAGTCAGCGCCTGTCACGACTGATCGAGGAGATTCTCGACCTGGCACGGCTCGAGTCCGGGCGTCTGACACTGCACCCGAAGCCGCTGGATTTGGTCGCCCTGACCCGCCAGAGCCTGGCAGCCGTGCAGCACCCGATCGAGGAGCGAGGTGTCCACCTGGAGGCGATCATCGACCTCGACGAGGCCCAGGTGATCGGCGACCCGGATCGCCTCGAGCAGGTGATCATCAACCTGATCGACAATGCCGCCAAGTTTGCCGCCGAGCTGTCGCCACACGTGCTGCTGCGCCTCGGACGCCGCCAGGGTCAGGTCCGGCTGTGCGTGGAAGATAACGGGCCCGGCATCGCCGCCGAAGAACGCGAACGCGTCTTCGAGAAATTCCATCAGCTCGAGCAACAGGGCGTTGCCAGCGGCCACAGCCGTGGGCGCCCCCGGGGCAGCGGTCTTGGGCTGCCCATCAGCCGCGGCATCGTGTCCCAGCTCGGCGGACGACTGTGGGTCGAGGATGCCGCCACTCTGGACGGCGCCAGCCTGATCATGGAGCTGCCCGATGCGCCCCGGGAAACCCAGGCCCCTTGA
- a CDS encoding response regulator transcription factor yields MAKVLVVDDEPNIVLSLEFLMQQAGFEVVTAEDGESALTRVAEAPPDLVLLDISLPGISGFDVLEQLRANPTLTRLPIIMLTAHGREVEREKGLALGADDYITKPFSTQALVDKVKTLLDESAA; encoded by the coding sequence ATGGCCAAGGTGTTGGTAGTGGATGACGAGCCGAACATCGTCCTGTCGCTTGAATTCCTGATGCAGCAGGCAGGCTTCGAGGTGGTCACTGCCGAAGACGGCGAAAGCGCCTTGACCCGGGTCGCTGAAGCGCCCCCGGATCTGGTATTGCTCGACATCAGCCTGCCGGGCATCAGCGGCTTCGACGTGCTGGAGCAGCTGCGCGCCAACCCGACCTTGACGCGCCTGCCGATCATCATGCTCACCGCCCATGGACGCGAAGTCGAGCGTGAGAAAGGATTGGCGCTCGGCGCCGATGACTACATCACCAAACCCTTCTCGACCCAGGCGCTGGTCGACAAGGTAAAGACCTTGCTAGACGAGTCAGCCGCATGA
- a CDS encoding sulfurtransferase, whose translation MIKSWLMGASMALVATQAVAADITPLVEADWLADRLGDEDLVVLDVRSSIDNGGDRSSFEAAHVPGSIYSSYTGDGWRESRDGVTGLLPPASRMERLIGGLGIDNNDSVVIVPAGTGATDFGSAARVYWTFKVLGHDAVGILDGGFAGWQQQGFEVASGPSEPGAIADFKATLQEDLIATTEEVESAREGQAQLVDARPEDYFRGDDQSPAASAPGTIPGAQNLPHSSLLASRDSAYYLDIGGLQSRINGAELNRDTQTVAFCNTGHWAATDWFVLSEIAGFDNVALYDGSMSEWTNDDSRPVAVAKRGIGKLIEFFE comes from the coding sequence ATGATCAAGTCATGGCTGATGGGGGCCTCGATGGCCCTGGTGGCGACTCAGGCGGTTGCAGCTGATATCACGCCTCTGGTTGAGGCCGACTGGCTGGCCGACAGGTTGGGCGATGAGGATCTGGTAGTGCTCGACGTACGCTCCAGCATCGACAACGGCGGCGATCGCTCAAGCTTCGAAGCGGCGCATGTTCCGGGCAGCATCTACAGCAGCTACACCGGCGACGGCTGGCGGGAAAGTCGCGACGGCGTGACGGGCCTGCTGCCGCCGGCGTCGCGCATGGAGCGGCTGATCGGCGGGCTCGGCATCGACAACAACGATAGCGTGGTGATCGTGCCGGCCGGCACCGGCGCCACCGACTTCGGCAGTGCTGCTCGCGTCTACTGGACCTTCAAGGTGCTCGGCCACGACGCTGTCGGCATTCTCGATGGTGGCTTTGCCGGTTGGCAGCAGCAGGGCTTCGAGGTGGCCAGCGGTCCGTCCGAGCCTGGCGCCATTGCCGATTTCAAGGCCACCCTGCAAGAGGACCTGATCGCCACGACCGAGGAGGTCGAGTCCGCCCGTGAGGGCCAGGCACAGCTGGTCGATGCCCGTCCGGAAGACTATTTCCGCGGTGATGACCAGTCGCCGGCGGCTAGCGCGCCGGGGACCATCCCCGGTGCTCAGAACCTGCCGCATTCCTCATTGCTCGCCAGCCGTGACAGTGCCTACTACCTGGACATCGGCGGCCTTCAATCGCGCATCAATGGCGCAGAACTGAATCGCGATACCCAGACCGTCGCCTTCTGCAACACCGGCCACTGGGCCGCTACCGACTGGTTCGTGCTCAGCGAGATCGCGGGTTTTGACAACGTGGCCCTCTACGACGGCTCCATGTCTGAGTGGACCAACGACGACAGCCGCCCGGTAGCCGTTGCTAAACGCGGTATTGGCAAGCTGATCGAGTTCTTCGAATAA